A single region of the Streptomyces virginiae genome encodes:
- a CDS encoding bifunctional glycosyltransferase/CDP-glycerol:glycerophosphate glycerophosphotransferase — protein MPRLSVVVPFQDVEIYLQECLESIARQTFSALEVIMVDDGSTDSSTAIAADFARRDPRFRLLRQESMGPGHARNVGIRAAHPQAEFLAFVDGDDVIPEYAYELLVQTLEGSGSDFVSGNVQMMNSTKRWQSPLHKAPMQKSRRGTHITKLPDLIYDRTVWNKVFRRSFWDYHYIAFPEGVMYEDSWVNMFAHFRAAKVDILTDIVYFWRRREGGAAPSITQRHTEFSNLQDRVSAVQSVSRFLAGHRARSYSDHKRKYDLACLKSDLMLHLKVLPDADEEYQDAFMQWANEFLDEADADIIQELPADARVKWLLVREGRLKELLDVVEFERKGGPLPVQRRFHRYLNYPYLGDRSIGLDKSAYRLDKELSLHGSLMRAAWDDNDHLTLEGSAYVRFINVHKRHMSMKAIALRNKKQGRVVVAKAKTTYYPQATEYSNQNRYCYDWSGFQVSFDTSRLKRKGVWVEGTWDVAAGVLSRGLFRYKGIARGGAGSAANPPYRYVDKNIRVVPLFLQGKLKLRVETVRCRITRHRMVGDHIELGGVYLGAKLPEWGKFRVTSMSGAGRHDSWVHFTPGGEGWYLFVTRIPVKALVPGHRTNSSDGVPETWNTGANGWKTTFHVEGRKAAIYPVMAEDATDGHYRMPAGLQTDAGDREVFVHRNGSGYVVLFERDTLPLAQSATWREDGSLEVVVGYAAQDMLDASEYAMAHVVVRSRAHGAERVAPITWQGDEFRFVVTPAAMRTLAGDIPLAAGRWDFFLRRQDPSAVTPENRTADLMIKMTQDLIPTLPREMGSNERRYELQSEAYDRLSLLVHSAMPDEARGPYRQKLMRTKTYPAARRKPVTQAVLFDAFKGTQYSDSPRALHEEMLRRGLDLEHLWVVRDDQVDVPPTARPVRMWSPDWYEAMARSKYVVANNHLPDWFEKREGQVVVQTWHGTPLKRIGHDIEAVHFADKRYLERVEKEVQNWDMLVSPNSFSTPILKRAFQFPGEMVESGYPRNDILRRADSGQRAAEVRRRIGLPPGKKAIMYAPTWRDDQFYAPGKYKLDFRIDLDEAKAQLGHDHVLLVRRHPNVVDPVPGAGDGFVFDVSDYPDMADLSLIADVMITDYSSLMFDFVNTGRPILFFTYDLDHYRDTLRGFYFDFEQSAPGPLVYTSPELIGAIRNIDRIQQGYAARYRWFQQEFCDLDDGYASARLTDRILIAGGDLDPARAQAPAVGAARGRAAGPTGQAGRRGDAGQAGQAAQAGQAGQAGPWNGGTLGQVPRQPARRMDSEHV, from the coding sequence ATGCCCCGCCTGAGTGTTGTCGTGCCTTTCCAGGATGTGGAGATATACCTCCAGGAATGTCTGGAATCGATAGCCAGGCAGACGTTCTCCGCACTCGAAGTGATCATGGTCGATGACGGTTCGACCGACTCCTCGACGGCCATAGCGGCTGATTTCGCCCGCCGCGACCCCCGGTTCAGGCTCCTGCGCCAGGAGTCGATGGGGCCGGGACATGCCCGTAATGTCGGCATTCGAGCCGCTCATCCCCAGGCCGAATTCCTCGCGTTCGTCGACGGCGACGACGTCATACCCGAGTACGCCTACGAGTTGCTCGTGCAGACCCTCGAAGGGTCCGGGTCCGATTTCGTGTCGGGCAACGTGCAGATGATGAACTCCACCAAGCGGTGGCAGTCCCCCCTGCACAAGGCGCCCATGCAGAAGAGCAGGCGCGGCACGCACATCACCAAGCTGCCGGACCTCATCTACGACCGCACCGTCTGGAACAAGGTGTTCCGACGGTCCTTCTGGGACTACCACTACATCGCGTTCCCCGAGGGCGTCATGTACGAGGACTCCTGGGTCAACATGTTCGCCCACTTCCGCGCCGCCAAGGTCGACATCCTCACGGACATCGTCTACTTCTGGCGCCGGCGCGAGGGCGGTGCGGCCCCCTCCATCACCCAGCGGCACACCGAGTTCAGCAACCTCCAGGACCGCGTCTCCGCGGTGCAGTCGGTCAGCCGCTTCCTCGCCGGCCACCGTGCCCGCTCCTACTCGGACCACAAGCGCAAGTACGACCTGGCCTGCCTGAAGTCGGACCTGATGCTGCACCTGAAGGTGCTGCCGGACGCCGACGAGGAGTACCAGGACGCCTTCATGCAGTGGGCGAACGAGTTCCTGGACGAGGCCGACGCGGACATCATCCAGGAGCTCCCCGCCGACGCCCGGGTCAAGTGGCTGCTGGTGCGCGAGGGGCGCCTGAAGGAACTGCTCGACGTCGTCGAGTTCGAGCGCAAGGGCGGGCCCCTGCCCGTTCAGCGACGCTTCCACCGCTACCTCAACTATCCCTACCTCGGCGACCGTTCGATCGGCCTCGACAAGAGCGCCTACCGGCTCGACAAGGAACTCTCGCTCCACGGCTCGCTGATGCGGGCGGCCTGGGACGACAACGACCACCTGACGCTGGAGGGTTCGGCGTACGTCCGCTTCATCAACGTGCACAAGCGGCACATGTCGATGAAGGCGATCGCGCTGCGCAACAAGAAGCAGGGCCGCGTGGTCGTCGCCAAGGCGAAGACCACCTACTACCCGCAGGCCACCGAGTACTCGAACCAGAACCGCTACTGCTACGACTGGTCCGGCTTCCAGGTCAGCTTCGACACGTCCCGGCTCAAGCGCAAGGGCGTGTGGGTCGAGGGCACCTGGGACGTCGCGGCCGGCGTGCTCAGCCGCGGCCTGTTCCGCTACAAGGGCATCGCCCGGGGTGGCGCGGGCAGCGCGGCCAACCCGCCCTACCGGTACGTCGACAAGAACATCCGCGTGGTGCCCCTCTTCCTGCAGGGCAAGCTCAAGCTCCGCGTGGAGACCGTCCGTTGCCGCATCACCCGGCACCGGATGGTCGGCGACCACATCGAGCTCGGCGGTGTCTACCTCGGCGCCAAGCTCCCCGAGTGGGGCAAGTTCAGGGTCACCAGCATGAGCGGCGCCGGCCGCCACGACTCGTGGGTCCACTTCACGCCGGGCGGCGAGGGCTGGTACCTCTTCGTCACCCGCATACCCGTCAAGGCGCTCGTCCCCGGACACCGCACGAACTCCTCGGACGGGGTCCCCGAGACCTGGAACACCGGCGCCAACGGCTGGAAGACCACCTTCCACGTCGAGGGACGCAAGGCGGCCATCTACCCCGTCATGGCGGAGGACGCCACCGACGGCCACTACCGGATGCCGGCCGGACTGCAGACCGACGCCGGGGACCGCGAGGTCTTCGTGCACCGCAACGGCTCCGGCTACGTCGTCCTGTTCGAACGGGACACCCTCCCGCTGGCCCAGTCCGCCACCTGGCGCGAGGACGGCTCGCTGGAGGTCGTCGTCGGCTACGCCGCGCAGGACATGCTCGACGCGTCCGAGTACGCCATGGCGCACGTCGTCGTCCGCTCCCGCGCCCACGGCGCGGAGCGCGTCGCCCCGATCACCTGGCAGGGCGACGAGTTCCGCTTCGTCGTCACCCCCGCCGCGATGCGCACCCTGGCCGGCGACATCCCGCTCGCCGCCGGCCGCTGGGACTTCTTCCTGCGCCGCCAGGACCCCTCCGCGGTCACCCCGGAGAACCGCACCGCCGACCTCATGATCAAGATGACGCAGGACCTGATCCCGACCCTGCCGCGGGAGATGGGCAGCAACGAGCGCCGCTACGAGCTCCAGTCCGAGGCCTACGACCGGCTCTCCCTGCTGGTCCACTCGGCGATGCCGGACGAGGCCCGAGGCCCCTACCGGCAGAAGCTGATGCGCACCAAGACGTATCCGGCGGCCCGCCGCAAGCCCGTCACCCAGGCCGTGCTGTTCGACGCCTTCAAGGGCACCCAGTACTCCGACAGCCCGCGCGCGCTGCACGAGGAGATGCTCCGCCGCGGCCTGGACCTCGAACACCTCTGGGTGGTGCGCGACGACCAGGTGGACGTCCCGCCCACCGCGCGGCCCGTACGCATGTGGTCCCCCGACTGGTACGAGGCCATGGCCCGGTCCAAGTACGTCGTCGCCAACAACCACCTCCCGGACTGGTTCGAGAAGCGCGAGGGCCAGGTCGTCGTGCAGACCTGGCACGGCACCCCGCTCAAGCGCATCGGCCACGACATCGAAGCCGTGCACTTCGCGGACAAGCGGTACCTGGAGCGCGTGGAGAAGGAGGTGCAGAACTGGGACATGCTGGTGTCCCCGAACAGTTTCAGCACCCCGATCCTCAAGCGGGCCTTCCAGTTCCCCGGCGAGATGGTCGAGAGCGGCTACCCGCGCAACGACATCCTGCGCCGCGCGGACTCCGGGCAGCGGGCGGCCGAAGTGCGCCGCCGCATCGGCCTGCCGCCCGGCAAGAAGGCCATCATGTACGCGCCGACCTGGCGCGACGACCAGTTCTACGCGCCCGGCAAGTACAAGCTCGACTTCCGCATCGACCTCGACGAGGCCAAGGCGCAGCTCGGCCACGACCACGTCCTGCTCGTACGGCGCCACCCCAACGTGGTCGACCCCGTGCCGGGAGCCGGCGACGGCTTCGTCTTCGACGTGTCCGACTACCCGGACATGGCGGACCTCTCGCTCATCGCCGACGTGATGATCACGGACTACTCCTCCCTGATGTTCGACTTCGTCAACACCGGGCGGCCGATCCTCTTCTTCACCTACGACCTGGACCACTACCGGGACACCCTGCGCGGCTTCTACTTCGACTTCGAGCAGTCCGCCCCCGGCCCCCTCGTGTACACCTCCCCCGAGCTGATCGGGGCGATCCGCAACATCGACCGCATCCAACAGGGCTACGCCGCCCGCTACCGCTGGTTCCAGCAGGAGTTCTGCGACCTCGACGACGGCTACGCCTCGGCCCGGCTCACCGATCGCATCCTGATCGCCGGTGGGGACCTCGACCCCGCCCGGGCACAGGCCCCGGCCGTCGGAGCGGCCCGCGGCCGCGCGGCGGGTCCGACGGGCCAGGCGGGCCGGCGCGGCGACGCGGGTCAGGCGGGCCAAGCGGCTCAGGCAGGTCAGGCAGGTCAGGCAGGTCCCTGGAACGGAGGCACCCTCGGTCAGGTGCCGCGCCAGCCGGCGAGAAGAATGGATTCCGAGCATGTCTAA
- a CDS encoding sensor histidine kinase → MDELRERPGPPWRGWVERTGRGPAWRSALFVALFTQIGAGWAAHAQSGRVALDGFARLLLLIGPALLVVRHRYPVAVAYGVSVVTLVYVGAGYPYGPVFLSLALACFAAVVAGHRRAAWGAVGLFWAGHLLIGHWLYRWLPPPGDGPTPWAQEVGVTAWVLAVLAVAELVRVRREQWARERAERVAAERRRVDEERLRIARELHDVLAHSISVINVQAGVGLALLDSDPEQARTALATIKAASKEALGEVRQVLDTLRSPGEAPRSPAPGLDRLPELVEQAATAGLSVDVSTEGQARALPPGVDLAAFRILQEALTNVMRHSGARTARIRLIWQPHALELRVADDGPATGGAPDGGGNGLVGMRERAAALGGTVETGPRPDGGFRVVAVLPLKADAFEEDL, encoded by the coding sequence ATGGACGAGCTGCGCGAACGCCCGGGTCCCCCGTGGCGAGGATGGGTGGAGCGGACCGGGCGGGGCCCGGCCTGGCGCTCGGCGCTGTTCGTCGCCCTCTTCACGCAGATCGGCGCGGGCTGGGCGGCGCACGCGCAGAGCGGGCGGGTGGCGCTGGACGGCTTCGCCCGGCTGCTGCTGCTGATCGGGCCCGCGCTGCTCGTGGTGCGGCACCGGTATCCGGTGGCCGTGGCGTACGGGGTCAGCGTCGTCACCTTGGTCTATGTGGGTGCCGGTTATCCGTACGGCCCGGTGTTCCTCAGTCTGGCCCTGGCCTGCTTCGCCGCCGTCGTCGCCGGACACCGTCGGGCCGCCTGGGGTGCCGTCGGCCTGTTCTGGGCCGGGCACCTGCTCATCGGTCATTGGCTCTACCGGTGGCTCCCGCCCCCGGGGGACGGCCCGACGCCCTGGGCGCAGGAGGTGGGGGTCACCGCGTGGGTGCTCGCGGTGCTCGCCGTGGCGGAGTTGGTCCGCGTACGCCGGGAGCAGTGGGCCCGGGAGCGGGCCGAGCGGGTGGCGGCCGAAAGACGCCGGGTGGACGAGGAACGGCTGCGGATCGCCCGGGAACTGCACGACGTCCTCGCCCACAGCATCTCGGTGATCAACGTCCAGGCGGGGGTCGGGCTGGCCCTGCTCGACTCCGACCCCGAGCAGGCCCGTACGGCGCTCGCCACCATCAAGGCGGCGAGCAAGGAGGCGCTGGGCGAGGTCCGGCAGGTCCTCGACACCCTGCGCTCCCCCGGCGAGGCGCCGCGCTCCCCCGCGCCCGGTCTGGACCGCCTTCCCGAGCTCGTGGAACAGGCCGCGACGGCCGGGCTGAGCGTCGACGTCTCGACCGAGGGGCAGGCGCGGGCGCTGCCGCCCGGGGTGGATCTCGCCGCCTTCCGCATCCTCCAGGAGGCACTGACCAATGTGATGCGCCACTCCGGTGCGCGCACCGCCCGGATCCGCCTCATCTGGCAGCCCCACGCCCTGGAGCTACGGGTGGCCGACGACGGCCCGGCCACGGGCGGCGCCCCGGACGGTGGCGGCAACGGCCTGGTCGGGATGCGCGAGCGGGCCGCGGCCCTGGGCGGCACCGTCGAAACCGGCCCGCGACCCGACGGCGGCTTCCGGGTGGTCGCCGTACTTCCGCTCAAGGCCGACGCGTTCGAGGAGGACCTGTGA
- a CDS encoding response regulator gives MIRVLLADDQLLVRAGFRALLDAQPDIEVAGEASDGDEAVRLVRELRPDVVLMDIRMPVLDGLAATRRIGEDESLAAVRVVMLTTFELDEYVFEAIRSGASGFLVKDTEPEELLRAVRAVVAGDALLSPGVTRRLIAEFAARSKQPATAAGLGRLTDREREVMALVGMGLSNEEIARRLVVSPLTAKTHVSRTMVKLGARDRAQLVVLAYESGLVRPGWLS, from the coding sequence GTGATCCGCGTACTGCTCGCCGACGACCAACTGCTCGTCCGGGCCGGGTTCCGGGCCCTGCTCGACGCCCAGCCCGACATCGAGGTGGCCGGCGAGGCCTCCGACGGCGACGAGGCCGTACGGCTGGTCCGGGAACTGCGTCCCGACGTCGTGCTCATGGACATCCGGATGCCGGTGCTGGACGGACTCGCCGCGACCCGTCGGATCGGCGAGGACGAGTCCTTGGCGGCCGTGCGGGTGGTCATGCTCACCACCTTCGAGCTCGACGAGTACGTCTTCGAGGCCATCCGGTCGGGCGCCTCCGGCTTCCTGGTCAAGGACACCGAACCGGAGGAACTGCTACGGGCGGTCCGGGCGGTGGTCGCGGGCGACGCCCTGCTGTCCCCCGGCGTCACCCGCCGGCTGATCGCGGAGTTCGCGGCCCGCTCGAAACAGCCCGCGACGGCGGCCGGACTGGGCCGACTCACCGACCGGGAACGGGAGGTGATGGCGCTGGTGGGCATGGGTCTGTCCAACGAGGAGATCGCCCGCCGCCTCGTCGTCAGCCCCCTCACGGCGAAGACGCACGTCAGCCGCACCATGGTGAAACTGGGCGCCCGCGACCGCGCCCAGCTGGTCGTCCTGGCCTACGAATCCGGCCTGGTCCGTCCCGGCTGGCTCAGCTGA
- a CDS encoding SUKH-4 family immunity protein, whose protein sequence is MVTYDQLTAWAGPGHVTRVGREVVAGWRIPEFMKTQLVEVGIPVAPRLIERVVVQSEADPVLRTSRGPLYRLTEDTGPEQRSWFGVEPETGAVHFVMPDGEACFANSGVDVWLDVLHRYGSRVTASELLSEPDSPEEYLSEEEEERAFAELNRLAEDLQEIDRAAFAGYEGFLWPAHLDRWLY, encoded by the coding sequence ATGGTGACGTACGACCAACTGACCGCGTGGGCCGGGCCGGGGCATGTCACGCGGGTCGGACGGGAGGTTGTGGCCGGCTGGCGGATCCCGGAGTTCATGAAGACGCAGCTCGTCGAGGTGGGCATCCCGGTGGCTCCGCGCCTCATCGAGCGGGTCGTGGTGCAGAGCGAGGCCGATCCGGTCCTGCGCACGTCCCGTGGTCCGCTCTACCGCCTCACCGAGGACACCGGCCCTGAGCAGCGGTCATGGTTCGGTGTCGAGCCGGAGACCGGGGCGGTCCACTTCGTCATGCCGGACGGGGAGGCATGCTTCGCGAATTCGGGTGTCGACGTGTGGCTCGACGTCCTCCACCGTTACGGCAGTCGCGTCACCGCCTCAGAGCTTCTCAGCGAGCCGGACAGCCCCGAGGAGTACCTCTCGGAAGAGGAGGAAGAGCGGGCTTTCGCCGAGCTGAACCGGCTGGCCGAGGATCTGCAGGAGATCGACCGGGCGGCCTTCGCAGGCTACGAGGGGTTTCTCTGGCCGGCGCACCTGGACCGCTGGCTCTACTGA
- a CDS encoding macro domain-containing protein — protein sequence METLKIIAGDATNPQAKGPKVIAHICNDLGGWGKGFVLAVSRRWPEPEREYRRWHRERAGNDFALGAVQFVHVRADIWVANMVAQRGMRTGSGGPPIRYEALERCLNSVAEHALAHNASVHMPRIGCGLAGGKWERIEPVIGKTLGARDVATTVYDRA from the coding sequence GTGGAGACTTTGAAAATCATCGCGGGGGATGCGACCAACCCCCAGGCCAAAGGCCCGAAGGTCATTGCCCACATCTGCAACGACCTCGGCGGATGGGGAAAGGGGTTCGTCCTGGCGGTATCACGTCGCTGGCCCGAACCGGAGCGGGAGTACCGCCGCTGGCACCGCGAGCGCGCGGGCAACGACTTCGCCCTCGGAGCGGTGCAGTTCGTACACGTCAGAGCCGACATCTGGGTTGCGAACATGGTCGCACAGCGTGGGATGCGGACCGGAAGCGGCGGTCCGCCCATCCGCTACGAGGCCCTGGAACGATGTCTGAACTCCGTAGCCGAGCACGCCCTGGCCCACAACGCCTCCGTGCACATGCCCCGCATCGGGTGCGGTCTCGCCGGAGGGAAATGGGAACGGATCGAGCCGGTCATCGGCAAGACCTTGGGCGCGCGCGATGTCGCCACCACGGTCTACGACCGGGCGTAG
- a CDS encoding DUF5713 family protein, with protein MPITNQQVAGHVFLLQMYDDPYFPDRVVDEGKAILRRLCERIEAEQPSDPASLYVLTQAATEEFNVLDEGFVAAGSGIETVAREWICEEFRFVASAYGFTSADAEELTAGRDW; from the coding sequence ATGCCGATCACAAATCAGCAGGTAGCGGGTCACGTGTTCCTGCTGCAGATGTACGACGACCCGTACTTCCCTGATCGCGTGGTCGACGAGGGGAAGGCGATCCTGCGGCGACTGTGCGAACGAATCGAGGCCGAGCAGCCCTCGGATCCGGCGTCCTTGTATGTGCTCACCCAGGCTGCGACGGAGGAGTTCAACGTGCTGGATGAGGGGTTCGTGGCGGCCGGCAGCGGGATCGAGACGGTTGCGCGTGAGTGGATCTGCGAAGAGTTCCGTTTCGTGGCGTCGGCATACGGGTTCACGAGCGCGGATGCGGAGGAGCTGACCGCCGGCCGGGACTGGTGA
- a CDS encoding S41 family peptidase: MRIITATALALALAGQAAPAAGANRPTTDGIWRMDGYGTVLSIRNGTLQEYQTTAVSCLEGDSARQTGSGTYTTPQGDVLTVRAQGRDHGSLRVDGSVGDRKLRRIAELPDTCTPEAPHGPLATFDVFWQSFEENYPFFAAKGIDWHAVRDRYRPAVHAKTTKDELYAVFGEMIEPLHDAHVAVQDGDRVFAQVRPGTVLPTEKWDTEVKQFIVEHDLEDARNLQDFANGRITYADLPGGQGYLRISGFGGYGREGALYAAQLAELDRALDTVLSQERTRRLKGLIIDLRINGGGSDSLGIHLAERLTDTPYVAYSKRARNDPADPSEHTRPQPAYVTPAQGPRYTGPVAVLTGGSTLSAGESFTQALMDRPGRTVRIGQPTQGVFSDVMARKLPNGMAAWLPNEEFLTRSGRTFDGTGIPPHLTEPVFTKEEFDRKKDSAFDRALNVLRD; the protein is encoded by the coding sequence GTGCGCATCATCACGGCCACCGCCCTCGCGCTGGCTCTCGCAGGCCAAGCCGCGCCCGCCGCCGGCGCCAACCGACCGACCACCGACGGAATCTGGCGCATGGACGGCTACGGCACCGTTCTGTCCATCCGGAACGGAACTCTCCAGGAGTACCAGACCACCGCCGTCAGCTGCCTCGAAGGCGATTCCGCGCGGCAGACCGGCTCCGGCACCTACACCACACCCCAAGGGGACGTCCTCACCGTGCGCGCCCAAGGCCGCGACCACGGTTCCCTGCGGGTGGACGGCTCCGTGGGAGACCGGAAGCTGCGCCGGATCGCGGAGTTGCCCGACACCTGCACACCTGAGGCCCCCCACGGACCGCTCGCCACCTTCGACGTCTTCTGGCAGTCCTTCGAGGAGAACTACCCCTTCTTCGCCGCCAAGGGCATCGACTGGCACGCCGTACGCGACCGCTACCGGCCCGCAGTGCACGCGAAGACGACCAAGGACGAGCTCTACGCCGTCTTCGGCGAGATGATCGAGCCGCTCCACGACGCGCACGTCGCCGTTCAGGACGGTGACCGCGTCTTCGCACAGGTTCGCCCCGGTACCGTCCTGCCCACCGAGAAGTGGGACACCGAGGTCAAGCAGTTCATCGTGGAGCACGATCTCGAAGACGCCCGGAACCTCCAGGACTTCGCCAACGGGCGGATCACCTACGCCGATCTCCCCGGCGGGCAGGGCTACCTGCGGATCTCCGGCTTCGGCGGATACGGGCGGGAGGGCGCCCTCTACGCCGCCCAACTGGCCGAGCTCGACAGGGCGCTGGACACGGTCCTCAGTCAGGAGCGCACCCGGCGCCTGAAGGGTCTGATCATCGACCTGCGGATCAATGGGGGCGGCTCGGACTCCCTGGGTATCCACCTCGCGGAGCGCCTCACCGACACCCCCTACGTCGCCTACTCCAAGCGGGCCCGCAACGATCCCGCCGACCCCTCCGAGCACACGCGCCCCCAGCCCGCGTATGTCACGCCCGCCCAGGGGCCCCGTTACACCGGACCGGTCGCCGTGCTGACCGGAGGCTCGACCCTCAGCGCGGGGGAGAGCTTCACCCAGGCACTCATGGACCGGCCCGGCAGGACGGTCCGGATCGGACAGCCCACCCAGGGCGTCTTCTCGGACGTCATGGCGCGCAAGCTCCCCAACGGTATGGCGGCCTGGCTGCCGAACGAGGAGTTCCTGACGCGCTCGGGCAGGACCTTCGACGGCACGGGCATTCCGCCGCACCTCACTGAGCCGGTCTTCACGAAGGAGGAGTTCGACAGGAAGAAGGATTCGGCCTTCGACAGGGCACTGAACGTCCTGCGGGACTGA
- a CDS encoding LysR family transcriptional regulator gives MSSSAAPVIDANLAVALDALLTEQSVTRAAARLHTSPAAMSRTLARLRRILQDPLLVRAGQAMVPTPRAQAVREETAAVVRRLGALLAPGAGVDPADLRTTFTLQAADLVGAALAPGMSALARQEAPGISLRFRAEEMEAGSALRDGRVDLEIGSIDHVDPETRIEELVTLRMAAAVRPDHPLVEGTLTPERLAAADHVVVSRRGRFTGPLDAALAERNLRRRVAVVLPSHMAAMTLAAGSDIVCLVPTPPPGGVPSPLTDVATALGLRLLDIPLPLPPLTIGMAWHPRHAADGGHHWLRNTVRRTLHAPGGSPA, from the coding sequence ATGAGCAGCAGTGCAGCACCTGTCATCGACGCCAATCTCGCCGTCGCGCTGGACGCTTTGCTGACCGAGCAGAGCGTCACGCGCGCCGCCGCCCGCCTGCACACGTCGCCGGCCGCCATGAGCCGCACGCTCGCGAGGCTGCGGCGCATCCTCCAGGACCCGTTGCTGGTCCGGGCCGGGCAGGCCATGGTCCCCACTCCCCGCGCCCAGGCCGTGCGCGAGGAGACGGCCGCGGTGGTGCGCCGCCTGGGAGCGCTGCTGGCCCCTGGCGCCGGCGTCGATCCCGCCGACCTGCGCACCACCTTCACCCTCCAGGCGGCCGACCTGGTCGGCGCGGCGTTGGCGCCGGGGATGTCGGCGCTGGCCCGGCAGGAGGCACCCGGCATCTCGTTGCGGTTTCGGGCCGAGGAGATGGAAGCCGGATCGGCACTGCGCGACGGCCGGGTCGACCTGGAGATCGGGTCCATCGACCACGTGGATCCCGAGACCCGGATCGAAGAACTGGTCACCCTGCGCATGGCGGCGGCCGTCCGCCCCGACCACCCGCTCGTCGAAGGAACCCTGACCCCGGAACGACTCGCAGCCGCCGATCACGTGGTGGTGAGCCGCCGCGGCCGGTTCACCGGCCCCCTGGACGCCGCCCTCGCCGAGCGGAACCTCCGCCGACGGGTCGCCGTCGTCCTCCCCAGCCACATGGCCGCGATGACGCTCGCCGCCGGCAGCGACATCGTCTGCCTCGTCCCCACGCCACCCCCCGGCGGTGTTCCCTCCCCGCTGACCGACGTGGCCACCGCCCTGGGCCTTCGCCTCCTGGACATCCCGCTGCCCCTGCCGCCGCTGACCATCGGCATGGCGTGGCACCCCCGCCACGCCGCGGACGGAGGCCACCACTGGCTCCGCAACACCGTCCGCCGCACCCTGCACGCCCCGGGCGGCTCCCCTGCCTGA
- a CDS encoding NAD(P)H-binding protein, whose amino-acid sequence MIVITAPTGNIGSHLLSLLLESAPVHGEALRVVVRDPARLPDAVRDRVEVITGSHGDAEVVDRAFEGADAVFWLVPPDASLTPKDAYLGFTRPAAKALVAHGVGHVVGVSALGRGTSLARRAGLVTASLAMDDLIAGTGVAYRALACPSFFENLLEDADTLRETGVFTDAVDAELKAPRAAVADIAAVAADLLRDRSWSGNGSVPVLGPEDLSPADLARVMTAQLGRPVRYVQQPLDALYSDLLGHGLDEAFAQGVVDMKRAKNEGLDTGVTRTPATGSPTGFQDWCARTLAPAVLSGGTRHAR is encoded by the coding sequence ATGATCGTCATTACCGCTCCCACCGGGAACATCGGCAGCCATCTGCTGTCCCTGCTCCTGGAGTCCGCCCCCGTCCACGGCGAGGCACTCCGCGTGGTCGTACGTGACCCCGCCCGGCTGCCCGACGCGGTGCGCGACCGCGTCGAGGTGATCACCGGCTCGCACGGTGACGCCGAGGTCGTCGACCGTGCCTTCGAGGGCGCGGACGCCGTGTTCTGGCTCGTCCCGCCGGACGCGTCGCTGACCCCGAAGGACGCCTACCTCGGCTTCACCCGGCCCGCCGCGAAGGCCCTCGTGGCCCACGGAGTCGGCCATGTCGTCGGCGTCTCGGCGCTCGGGCGCGGCACGTCGCTCGCCCGCCGCGCCGGACTCGTCACCGCTTCCCTCGCCATGGACGATCTCATCGCCGGCACCGGCGTGGCCTACCGCGCCCTGGCCTGCCCGTCGTTCTTCGAGAACCTTCTCGAGGACGCGGACACCCTTCGGGAGACGGGTGTCTTCACCGACGCCGTCGACGCCGAACTCAAGGCCCCGCGTGCCGCGGTGGCCGACATCGCGGCCGTCGCCGCCGATCTGCTGCGCGACCGCTCCTGGTCCGGCAATGGCAGCGTGCCCGTCCTCGGCCCCGAGGACCTCTCCCCCGCCGACCTGGCCCGCGTCATGACCGCACAGCTCGGTCGGCCCGTCCGCTACGTACAGCAGCCGCTCGACGCGTTGTACTCCGACCTCCTCGGCCACGGCCTCGACGAGGCGTTCGCACAGGGCGTCGTCGACATGAAGAGGGCCAAGAACGAGGGCCTCGACACGGGCGTCACCCGCACCCCCGCCACCGGCTCCCCCACCGGCTTCCAGGACTGGTGCGCCCGGACCCTTGCTCCCGCGGTCCTCTCGGGAGGTACCCGTCATGCCCGTTGA
- a CDS encoding darcynin family protein has protein sequence MPVERTTAPVTAFMLIKTTPEWLAMTPQERMTAFTTQVVPAIKARTTGVRSRFYDTEFYSTRVTDVWVWEADDHDAYQLLIDALRETPFWDRYFTVVDLLVGTENGYARAYGVEAVTTITT, from the coding sequence ATGCCCGTTGAGAGGACGACTGCGCCGGTCACGGCCTTCATGCTCATCAAGACCACACCCGAGTGGCTCGCCATGACCCCCCAGGAGCGCATGACCGCCTTCACCACCCAGGTCGTCCCGGCGATCAAGGCCAGGACCACCGGCGTCCGCTCACGCTTCTACGACACGGAGTTCTACTCCACCCGCGTCACCGACGTCTGGGTCTGGGAGGCCGACGACCACGACGCCTACCAGCTCCTCATCGACGCGCTGCGCGAGACCCCGTTCTGGGACCGCTACTTCACGGTCGTCGATCTCCTGGTCGGTACCGAGAACGGCTACGCCCGCGCCTACGGGGTCGAGGCCGTCACCACCATCACGACCTGA